A genomic segment from Bradyrhizobium sp. ISRA430 encodes:
- a CDS encoding PAS domain-containing sensor histidine kinase has protein sequence MSGVIVSMRRTLLSCTSLARNGLMGSALAALLPAAPAQAADLVDALSTLLDFNRQEVAVLTTALSLLGFSVVAAILLMRTRVRTAKNEARLRARIGELQLQADRLSALLFAEPQILISWPAGDSRAQISGDISMVMPRDASPQRVLAFGTWLPPEPALWMDRAVDALRDHGDGFQLTLTTANGHTLEAIGRAIGGQAIVRIRELSGLRRELAETSLRHKALLDETEMLRGFAAAAPWPIWAKAENGALAYANAAYVRATEATSIIDAQARKLELLDSADRTAMERSLKEAAHFASRLPIVIGGERRIYDVHAVNVGGGSVGVAIDASEADALSSALVRMAEAHRRTLNQLSSGVAVFDGQRRLAFYNDSYRRLWDLDRTFLDSNPDDSSVLDQLRAARKLPEQPDFRAWKAKLHEAYRAVETAKDTWFLPDGRALSVVTTPNPEGGVTYLFDDVTESLDLARRFDGLIRVQRETLDSLAEGVAVFGSNGKAQLFNPAFARMWKLSSEALREAPHIQTVEGWCHQLFDDPFVWRQIREAITSIENRLDVPLKLERKDGSVLDGMIRPLPDGATMLTFQDITDTENVERALRERNEALEAADQMKVDFVHHVSYELRAPLTTIIGFAHFLSDPSTGPLTPKQAEYLDYVTKSTNALLALTNNILDLATIDAGAMKLELGPVDVSKTIELAAEGIQDRLATDRIRLKVEIAPDIGSFIGDEKRVVQVLYNLLANAVGFSPQDSAVGISARRTERSVVFTVTDSGPGIPADMKDKVFNWFESRSQGSRHRGAGLGLSLVRSFVELHGGKVRVDSIVGKGTVVICDFPTDQAAHRDAAE, from the coding sequence ATGTCAGGCGTGATCGTGTCGATGCGTCGGACGCTGTTGTCGTGCACATCGCTGGCGCGCAACGGCCTTATGGGAAGTGCGCTGGCGGCGTTGCTGCCGGCAGCGCCTGCTCAGGCCGCCGACCTCGTCGACGCCCTCTCTACGTTGCTCGACTTCAACCGGCAGGAAGTCGCGGTGCTGACCACCGCGCTGTCTCTGCTCGGCTTCTCGGTCGTGGCCGCGATCCTGTTGATGCGCACGCGCGTGCGCACGGCAAAGAACGAGGCGCGGCTGCGCGCGCGAATCGGCGAACTGCAGCTCCAGGCCGACCGCTTGAGTGCGTTGCTGTTTGCCGAGCCGCAGATCCTGATCTCCTGGCCGGCCGGCGACAGCCGCGCGCAAATCTCGGGCGACATCTCCATGGTGATGCCGCGCGACGCCTCGCCGCAGCGCGTGCTCGCTTTCGGAACCTGGCTGCCGCCAGAACCGGCGCTGTGGATGGACCGTGCGGTCGACGCGCTGCGCGACCATGGCGACGGGTTCCAGCTCACTCTGACCACCGCCAACGGTCACACGCTCGAGGCCATCGGCCGCGCCATCGGCGGCCAGGCCATTGTCAGGATTCGTGAACTGTCGGGCCTGCGACGCGAACTGGCCGAGACCAGCCTGCGCCACAAGGCGCTGCTCGACGAGACCGAGATGCTGCGCGGCTTCGCCGCGGCGGCCCCGTGGCCGATCTGGGCCAAAGCCGAGAACGGCGCGCTGGCCTACGCCAATGCTGCCTATGTGCGCGCGACAGAGGCGACGAGCATCATCGACGCCCAGGCGCGCAAGCTCGAGCTGCTCGACAGCGCCGACCGCACCGCCATGGAGCGGAGCCTGAAGGAGGCCGCTCACTTCGCCTCGCGGCTGCCGATCGTGATCGGCGGTGAGCGCCGCATCTACGACGTGCACGCCGTCAATGTCGGCGGCGGCAGTGTCGGGGTTGCTATAGACGCCAGCGAAGCGGATGCGCTGAGCTCGGCGCTGGTCCGGATGGCGGAAGCGCATCGCCGCACGCTCAATCAGCTCTCCTCGGGCGTTGCCGTGTTCGACGGCCAGCGACGCCTCGCCTTCTACAATGACTCCTATCGGCGCCTGTGGGACCTCGACCGCACGTTCCTCGACAGCAATCCCGACGATTCCAGCGTGCTCGACCAGCTTCGTGCCGCGCGCAAATTGCCGGAGCAGCCGGACTTCCGCGCCTGGAAGGCCAAGCTGCACGAGGCTTATCGCGCGGTCGAAACCGCAAAGGACACCTGGTTCCTGCCTGACGGGCGCGCGCTGTCCGTCGTCACCACGCCGAACCCGGAAGGCGGGGTCACTTATCTGTTCGACGACGTCACCGAGAGCCTCGATCTCGCCCGCCGCTTCGATGGCCTGATCCGCGTCCAGCGCGAGACGCTGGACAGCCTCGCCGAGGGCGTGGCGGTGTTCGGCAGCAACGGCAAGGCGCAGCTATTCAACCCGGCCTTTGCCAGGATGTGGAAGCTGTCGAGCGAGGCGCTGCGCGAGGCGCCGCATATCCAGACGGTCGAAGGCTGGTGCCACCAATTATTCGACGACCCCTTCGTCTGGCGGCAGATCCGCGAGGCCATCACCTCGATCGAGAACCGCCTCGACGTACCGCTGAAGCTGGAGCGAAAGGACGGCAGCGTGCTGGACGGCATGATCCGGCCGCTGCCGGACGGGGCGACCATGCTGACCTTCCAGGACATCACCGACACCGAGAACGTCGAGCGTGCCCTGCGCGAACGCAACGAGGCGCTGGAGGCGGCCGACCAGATGAAGGTGGATTTCGTCCACCACGTCTCCTACGAGCTGCGGGCGCCGCTCACCACCATCATCGGCTTCGCGCATTTCCTCAGCGATCCCTCGACCGGGCCGCTGACGCCGAAACAGGCCGAATATCTCGACTACGTCACCAAATCGACCAACGCGCTGCTCGCGCTGACCAACAACATCCTCGATCTTGCCACCATCGACGCCGGCGCCATGAAGCTGGAGCTCGGCCCGGTGGACGTCAGCAAGACCATTGAGCTAGCCGCCGAAGGCATCCAGGACCGGCTCGCCACCGACCGCATCCGCCTCAAGGTCGAGATCGCGCCCGATATCGGCAGCTTTATCGGCGACGAGAAGCGCGTGGTGCAGGTGCTCTATAACCTGCTCGCCAACGCCGTCGGGTTTTCTCCCCAGGATTCGGCCGTCGGCATCAGCGCGCGACGCACCGAGCGCAGCGTGGTCTTCACTGTGACAGATTCTGGGCCTGGAATACCTGCCGACATGAAGGACAAGGTGTTCAACTGGTTCGAAAGCCGCTCGCAGGGCTCGCGTCACCGCGGCGCCGGGCTGGGGCTGTCACTGGTGCGCTCCTTCGTCGAGCTGCATGGCGGCAAGGTGCGGGTGGATTCGATCGTCGGCAAGGGCACGGTCGTGATCTGCGACTTCCCGACCGACCAGGCGGCGCATCGCGACGCCGCCGAATGA
- the tsaE gene encoding tRNA (adenosine(37)-N6)-threonylcarbamoyltransferase complex ATPase subunit type 1 TsaE, whose product MTAPTTFSVALANEAATAKLMADLALLVGPGDLIALYGDLGAGKTAAARAMIRYLADDEALEVPSPTFTLVQSYELSPFPVLHADLYRVEDESELEEIGLSPLPEGTLVLIEWPERAPSAMPEDRIEIVLTHRPALGSTARAADITGYGKGSAQVARLKALREFLDASGYIDATRRRMAGDASTRSYARLLRDDGIVILMNFPQRPDGAAIYNGKSYSAAVHLAENVKPFVAIDEGLRAQGISAPAIHHADLDHGFLITEDFGSKGVIEGDPPRPIVERYEVATDLLAVLHAKILPETLPLAGDTTYAIPVFDTDALLIEIGLMPEWYLPDRNAPLSDEARAEFVAMWRELLQKPMAAPKTWVLRDFHSPNMIWLADRDGIARVGVIDFQDTVLGPQSYDVVSLLQDARIDVPESLELTLLSRYIKARRTQDTSFDPAGFAELYAIMSAQRNTRLLGTFARLNRRDGKPHYLRHQPRIWTYLQRSLAHPALAHLRDWYLANVPPPQS is encoded by the coding sequence ATGACCGCGCCGACCACATTCTCCGTCGCGCTTGCCAACGAGGCGGCCACCGCAAAGCTGATGGCCGATCTCGCGCTGCTGGTTGGTCCGGGCGACCTCATCGCGCTCTACGGCGATCTCGGCGCCGGCAAGACCGCGGCCGCGCGCGCCATGATCCGCTATCTCGCCGACGACGAAGCGCTGGAAGTGCCGAGCCCGACCTTCACACTGGTGCAGAGCTATGAGCTGTCGCCTTTCCCGGTGCTCCATGCCGATCTCTATCGCGTGGAGGACGAGAGCGAGCTCGAGGAAATCGGGCTGTCGCCGCTGCCGGAAGGCACGCTCGTGCTGATCGAGTGGCCGGAGCGCGCGCCCTCGGCGATGCCTGAGGATCGCATCGAGATAGTGCTGACGCACCGGCCGGCGCTGGGCTCGACCGCCCGCGCCGCCGACATCACCGGCTACGGCAAGGGCTCAGCCCAAGTCGCGCGGCTGAAGGCGCTGCGCGAATTCCTCGACGCGTCCGGCTATATCGACGCGACGCGACGGCGGATGGCCGGCGACGCCTCGACCCGCTCCTACGCGCGGCTGCTGCGCGACGACGGAATCGTCATCCTCATGAACTTTCCGCAGCGGCCGGATGGTGCCGCGATCTACAACGGAAAGTCCTATAGCGCTGCGGTGCATCTCGCCGAGAACGTCAAGCCCTTCGTTGCCATCGACGAGGGCCTGCGCGCGCAGGGCATCTCCGCGCCCGCAATCCACCACGCCGACCTCGACCACGGCTTCCTGATCACCGAAGATTTTGGCAGCAAGGGCGTGATCGAAGGCGATCCGCCGCGGCCGATCGTTGAGCGGTACGAAGTCGCGACCGACCTGCTGGCTGTGCTGCATGCCAAGATTCTGCCGGAGACGCTGCCGCTAGCAGGAGATACGACCTACGCCATTCCGGTCTTCGATACCGACGCGCTGCTGATCGAAATCGGATTGATGCCGGAATGGTATCTGCCCGACCGCAACGCTCCGCTCAGTGACGAGGCTCGCGCCGAATTCGTCGCGATGTGGCGCGAGCTGCTGCAGAAGCCGATGGCCGCGCCGAAGACCTGGGTGCTGCGCGACTTCCATTCGCCCAACATGATCTGGCTTGCCGACCGCGACGGCATCGCGCGCGTCGGGGTGATCGATTTCCAGGACACCGTGCTGGGACCGCAGTCCTACGATGTCGTGTCGCTGCTTCAGGACGCCCGGATCGACGTGCCCGAAAGCCTCGAGCTGACGCTGCTGTCGCGCTACATCAAGGCGCGCCGCACCCAGGATACGAGCTTCGATCCCGCCGGCTTCGCCGAACTCTACGCCATCATGTCGGCGCAGCGGAACACGCGCCTGCTCGGCACCTTTGCGCGGCTCAACCGCCGCGACGGCAAGCCGCATTACCTGCGTCACCAGCCGCGGATCTGGACCTACCTGCAGCGCTCGCTGGCCCATCCCGCGCTGGCGCATTTGCGCGACTGGTACCTCGCCAACGTCCCGCCTCCCCAATCCTGA
- a CDS encoding PilZ domain-containing protein, whose protein sequence is MAVKTDQRGNNNRVVFERGIPAHMMGIDGTWRRDCTMEDVSETGAKLTIEGSVEGLHLKEFFLLLSSTGLAYRRCELAWVNGDQIGVNFLKLGDKKKRARSTSVGA, encoded by the coding sequence ATGGCGGTGAAGACGGATCAGCGCGGGAACAACAACCGGGTTGTTTTCGAGCGCGGGATTCCGGCCCACATGATGGGTATCGACGGCACCTGGCGGCGTGACTGCACCATGGAGGACGTCTCCGAGACCGGCGCCAAGCTGACCATCGAGGGCTCCGTCGAAGGCTTGCACCTCAAGGAATTCTTTCTGCTGTTATCGTCCACCGGACTTGCATACCGACGCTGCGAACTTGCTTGGGTGAATGGCGATCAGATCGGCGTCAATTTCCTCAAATTGGGCGACAAGAAGAAAAGGGCACGTTCCACATCCGTCGGCGCGTGA